In Thermococcus thioreducens, a genomic segment contains:
- a CDS encoding SWIM zinc finger family protein, with protein sequence MDEKTLRKGERYYRAGKVLWVVKHGDKLFSKVLGTYPYYVELNLQTGENRCTCPLGGDCKHVAAVMKAHENGFYFEALPEMSERFELYPESLAMEFLAEVPELALDVTLKELRFALSTDESGSEVARLFRRALKLVGMTGKIEVVHVLEETIAEYRHVFSDYELSAKLEDELRELEATIQKPL encoded by the coding sequence ATGGACGAAAAAACCCTCAGGAAGGGGGAGCGCTATTACAGGGCCGGAAAGGTTCTCTGGGTAGTCAAACATGGGGACAAACTCTTCTCCAAGGTTCTGGGCACTTACCCCTACTACGTGGAGCTGAACCTGCAGACCGGCGAAAACCGCTGTACCTGCCCACTTGGAGGAGACTGCAAGCACGTGGCCGCGGTCATGAAGGCTCATGAGAACGGATTTTATTTTGAAGCCCTGCCGGAGATGAGTGAGAGGTTCGAACTTTATCCGGAGTCCCTTGCCATGGAGTTCTTGGCCGAGGTTCCGGAGCTGGCGCTCGACGTTACCCTCAAGGAGCTCCGCTTTGCCCTCAGCACGGACGAGAGCGGGAGCGAGGTTGCCAGGCTCTTCAGGAGGGCTTTGAAGCTCGTGGGGATGACCGGCAAAATAGAAGTCGTTCACGTCCTCGAAGAAACCATTGCGGAATACAGGCACGTCTTCAGCGACTACGAGCTTTCGGCGAAGCTTGAGGATGAGCTCAGGGAGCTTGAGGCGACAATCCAAAAACCCTTATAA